From the genome of Chelonia mydas isolate rCheMyd1 chromosome 2, rCheMyd1.pri.v2, whole genome shotgun sequence, one region includes:
- the AGR3 gene encoding anterior gradient protein 3 produces MMHSALALSLLLIAVSSNLAMAIKKEKRAPQTLSRGWGDDITWVQTYEEGLFQARKSNKPLMVIHHLEDCQYCQALKKVFSENEEIQEMAQNNFIMLNLMHETTDKNLSPDGQYVPRIMFVDPSLTVRADITGRYSNRLYTYEPQDIPLLIENMKKALRLIQTEL; encoded by the exons ATGATGCATTCAGCATTGGCTTTGTCACTCCTGCTAATCGCAGTCTCTTCCAACCTCGCGATGGcaatcaaaaaggaaaaaagagctCCCCAGACACTGTCGAGAG GCTGGGGAGATGATATTACTTGGGTGCAAACTTATGAAGAAGGGCTTTTTCAAGCAAGAAAAAG TAACAAACCACTGATGGTCATTCATCATCTGGAGGACTGTCAATACTGCCAAG CACTGAAGAAGGTTTtttcagaaaatgaggaaatacAAGAAATGGCTCAAAATAACTTCATCATGCTAAATCTCATG CATGAAACCACTGATAAGAACTTGTCACCTGATGGGCAATATGTACCTCGAATCATGTTTGTAG ACCCCTCTCTCACAGTAAGAGCTGATATCACGGGAAGATACTCTAATCGACTCTATACTTACGAACCACAAGACATACCATTGT TGATAGAGAACATGAAGAAAGCATTACGCCTCATTCAGACCGAACTGTAA